A section of the Rossellomorea marisflavi genome encodes:
- a CDS encoding tetratricopeptide repeat protein, with translation MTTGEKMIASLEEGKLEEAMKHLDETMKFGTHEEKFSLAEELHHLGFLEEAKSLYENLLEYYPGEGELLIEIAEILVEMDKEEEAVERLSELDKEDPVYPRGLLLLADLYQMQGLFEVSEQKLKSAKVLLPDEPVIDFGLAELYSETGRFLEAIRYYTSLVEAGHVEFSGVHIHQRLAEAYSVGGAFEEALKHYEIALEEHLEINTLFGYGFTAYQAGFYETAIEKLESVKELDPEYHSVYLLLARAYEHDERLEESLETVREGQKQDEFNKELSFFGGRVALKLGLDADAEELLRNALALDPGYLEAALVLNKLFFAYDKYEDVLEIAAIVKGEGEEEPQLSWDLAKAYEGLEQYKDALNHYRLAYTDFKNHQEFLLEYGEFLVEEGLRTEAVEVYKQLIVMDPSNDEWQDLIERLQD, from the coding sequence ATGACCACTGGAGAAAAAATGATCGCTTCCCTGGAAGAAGGCAAACTGGAAGAAGCAATGAAGCACCTTGATGAAACAATGAAGTTCGGCACACATGAAGAAAAGTTCTCACTCGCAGAGGAACTGCATCACCTCGGCTTCCTTGAAGAAGCCAAATCGCTCTATGAGAATCTGCTGGAGTACTATCCTGGTGAAGGGGAGCTCCTAATAGAAATCGCGGAGATCCTGGTGGAGATGGATAAGGAAGAAGAAGCCGTGGAACGCCTGTCGGAACTTGATAAGGAAGATCCGGTGTATCCTAGAGGACTTCTCCTGTTGGCAGATCTTTATCAGATGCAGGGACTATTCGAAGTCAGTGAGCAGAAGCTCAAGAGTGCCAAAGTGCTTCTCCCGGATGAGCCTGTTATCGACTTTGGGCTAGCCGAGCTTTATTCGGAAACAGGCAGATTCCTCGAGGCTATCAGGTACTATACCTCCCTTGTCGAAGCGGGCCACGTGGAGTTCAGCGGTGTCCATATCCATCAGAGGCTGGCTGAGGCATATAGCGTTGGAGGGGCATTTGAGGAAGCCCTGAAGCATTATGAGATAGCCCTTGAAGAACACCTCGAGATCAACACCCTGTTCGGCTACGGATTCACGGCCTATCAAGCGGGATTCTATGAAACGGCCATCGAGAAATTGGAGTCTGTCAAAGAACTGGACCCCGAGTATCACTCCGTATATCTCCTATTGGCACGGGCGTATGAGCATGATGAGCGCCTGGAGGAAAGCCTGGAAACGGTCAGGGAAGGACAAAAACAAGATGAGTTCAATAAGGAGCTCAGCTTCTTCGGGGGCAGGGTTGCATTGAAACTCGGTCTGGACGCCGATGCAGAAGAACTCCTGAGGAATGCCCTTGCACTGGATCCCGGATATCTGGAAGCGGCCCTGGTCCTGAATAAGTTATTCTTTGCCTATGACAAATACGAAGATGTTCTTGAAATCGCAGCGATTGTCAAAGGGGAAGGAGAGGAAGAACCACAGCTTTCCTGGGACCTTGCCAAAGCATATGAGGGGCTTGAACAATATAAGGATGCATTAAACCATTATCGTCTTGCATATACTGACTTTAAGAATCATCAGGAATTCCTTCTCGAGTATGGAGAGTTTCTTGTAGAGGAAGGACTTCGGACAGAAGCGGTAGAAGTATATAAACAGCTGATCGTCATGGACCCGTCCAACGATGAGTGGCAGGATCTGATAGAAAGATTGCAAGACTGA